In the Thioalkalivibrio thiocyanodenitrificans ARhD 1 genome, GCCGCCGAGCATCACGAGCTGGATCGCGTCGATCAGGCTCGATTTCCCGGCCCCGTTCTTGCCCAGCAGGGCCGCGTGCCCGCGTATCTCCCACTCGACGGCCTCAAAGAGATACCAGTTGACCAATACAATACGGGTGAGTGCCTTCACGCCTCGTCCTCCTCGACAGACTCATCTTCCTGGTGTTCGCTGGTATCGATATCCTCAGCCCTGAGGTATACCTCGATGCGCTTGATGGCCTCACCATTGAGTAGCGCGGTGATGGTCGGCAGAATGCGCAGGCGCTCGATCTCCGGGTGCTCCTCATCGGCGCCGTGCTCCAGGATGGCGCAGCGGATGAAAGGGGCGATCAGGGCGTCGAAGTCGCCCTTGGTCTTGGGTAGGTCGCGCTTGGTAAACTGATGGTGGCGGATCTCGAAATCCTCAACGGTGAGCTCCACCGTGCCGTCCTCGTTGGCGGAAAAGTTGGTAACCGCCTCGTCGTAGAGATAACGCAGGGTGAACAGCACCAGCGTCTCGGCAAGGCTCATGCGGCGCGTATAATCCAGCGGCACCGCTCCGACGTACCCTCGCTCCTCGCTGATGACGAGTTCGTAGTTGAGCGCCTCCATGAGGTTTCGGAAGTACCCCGGAAATCGAACCACCAGGTCATAGTGCTTGCGATGCCTGCCTTTGTGCTGGAGCAAGAACTGGCGGGCCAACAGATTGTAGGCCGCCTCCTTGATCGCGCTCTCCTCGATATCCTCATGCCGGGCGAGCAGGTTCTTCAAATCGGAAATCACAGCCCCTCCTTGCGCCGCGTGATGGTCACGTTG is a window encoding:
- a CDS encoding DUF4194 domain-containing protein: MISDLKNLLARHEDIEESAIKEAAYNLLARQFLLQHKGRHRKHYDLVVRFPGYFRNLMEALNYELVISEERGYVGAVPLDYTRRMSLAETLVLFTLRYLYDEAVTNFSANEDGTVELTVEDFEIRHHQFTKRDLPKTKGDFDALIAPFIRCAILEHGADEEHPEIERLRILPTITALLNGEAIKRIEVYLRAEDIDTSEHQEDESVEEDEA